The Bacteroidales bacterium genome contains a region encoding:
- a CDS encoding Na(+)-translocating NADH-quinone reductase subunit A — MSKVIKIKKGLDIKLSGAAEKEVTQLPASKYYALKPTDFSGLTPKVLAKPGTEVKAGTPLFYDKYNPEIVFTSPVSGKIFAINRGERRRILEFVVEASEKIEYENFKKAKPEDISREEIKENILKSGCWPFIKQRPFAITANKNEVPRDIFITSFDSAPLAANFDFVVKNDFSAFQTGVNALIKLTDGKVYLGIKAGELSTPFTNTANVEKVEFSGPHPVGNAGVQINKIKPVNKGEIVWTLSAADVIVIGRLFETGKYDVTRIVALAGSEVKNPRYYKTILGAPIADIIKDNIKTTDADVRIITGNVLTGEHVSEKNYLGFYDNVITVIPEGNKAEFLGWGMPGLKKFSVSKSFFSWLNPKKERVIDTKIHGGERPYIVTGEMEKVFPMDIFPMQLLKAIHIKDLDLMEELGIYEVAEEDFALCEVINTSKIEIQKNLREGFEFAIKELG, encoded by the coding sequence ATGTCAAAAGTTATAAAGATAAAAAAAGGTTTAGATATTAAATTAAGCGGTGCAGCAGAAAAAGAAGTTACTCAACTTCCGGCATCAAAGTATTACGCCCTTAAGCCGACTGATTTTTCCGGGTTAACTCCAAAAGTTTTAGCCAAACCCGGCACAGAAGTAAAAGCCGGCACACCTTTGTTCTATGATAAATATAATCCCGAAATTGTTTTTACATCTCCCGTAAGCGGTAAAATTTTTGCAATTAACAGAGGCGAAAGAAGACGAATTTTAGAATTTGTTGTTGAAGCAAGTGAAAAAATCGAATATGAGAACTTTAAAAAAGCAAAACCGGAAGATATCAGCAGAGAAGAAATAAAGGAAAATATACTTAAAAGCGGATGTTGGCCCTTTATTAAACAAAGACCTTTTGCAATAACAGCAAATAAAAATGAAGTGCCGAGAGATATTTTTATTACTTCATTTGATTCGGCTCCTCTTGCTGCTAATTTTGATTTTGTTGTTAAAAATGATTTTTCAGCATTTCAAACAGGTGTTAATGCACTTATAAAATTGACTGACGGCAAAGTTTATCTCGGGATTAAAGCAGGAGAGCTTTCTACACCGTTTACAAACACTGCTAATGTAGAAAAAGTTGAATTTTCAGGTCCGCATCCGGTCGGAAATGCAGGAGTGCAAATTAATAAAATTAAACCTGTTAATAAAGGTGAAATCGTTTGGACATTAAGTGCTGCTGATGTAATAGTTATTGGACGATTATTTGAAACCGGAAAATATGATGTAACAAGAATCGTTGCTCTCGCAGGTTCAGAAGTTAAGAACCCAAGATATTATAAAACTATTCTTGGTGCACCAATTGCTGACATAATAAAAGATAATATAAAAACTACTGATGCAGATGTCAGAATTATTACCGGAAATGTCCTTACCGGAGAACATGTTAGTGAGAAAAATTATCTCGGTTTTTATGATAATGTAATAACAGTTATTCCGGAAGGAAATAAAGCTGAATTTCTCGGTTGGGGAATGCCCGGTTTAAAAAAATTCAGTGTTTCAAAATCATTTTTCTCTTGGCTTAATCCAAAAAAAGAAAGAGTAATTGATACTAAAATTCACGGAGGAGAAAGACCCTATATTGTAACGGGTGAAATGGAAAAAGTGTTTCCGATGGATATTTTTCCGATGCAATTATTAAAAGCAATTCATATAAAAGACCTTGATCTTATGGAAGAGCTTGGAATTTATGAAGTTGCAGAAGAAGATTTTGCATTATGTGAAGTTATCAATACATCAAAAATTGAAATACAAAAAAACTTAAGAGAAGGATTTGAGTTTGCAATAAAAGAGCTGGGATAA
- a CDS encoding NADH:ubiquinone reductase (Na(+)-transporting) subunit B: MKGLIKYIEKIKPNFEDGGKYQRWGAVFESFETFLIVPGNTAPKKGAHIRDAMDSKRLMSVVVIALIPALLFGMWNVGYQYFLSIGTADAGIWQEFGHGLLRVLPIVIVSYVAGLGTEFVFVHIKKKEIEEGFLVSGMLIPLIIPVDTPLWMVAIATIFAVIIGKEVFGGTGMNIVNPALLTRAFLFFAYPSKMSGDKVWISRLSSGEGIVDGYSGATPLGQAMERGADIVDPVGNNLSTFDYFIGWIPGSIGETSALMILIGAIILLFTGVASWKIMLSAFAGGTVMGLLLNVFATDTNLAMSIPFYDHLLLGGFAFGMVFMATDPVTAAQTERGKWIYGFLTGFIAILVRVINPAYPEGVMMAILLMNVMAPLIDHYVVRGNVKKRLKRIKVVNK; the protein is encoded by the coding sequence ATGAAAGGTTTAATAAAATACATCGAGAAAATAAAACCAAACTTTGAAGATGGAGGAAAGTACCAACGTTGGGGTGCAGTTTTTGAAAGTTTTGAAACATTTCTAATTGTACCCGGCAATACTGCTCCCAAAAAAGGAGCACACATTCGAGATGCTATGGACTCTAAACGGCTTATGAGCGTTGTTGTTATAGCATTAATTCCGGCATTACTTTTCGGAATGTGGAACGTAGGGTATCAATATTTTCTTTCAATCGGTACGGCAGATGCCGGTATTTGGCAAGAGTTTGGCCACGGACTTTTAAGAGTTCTTCCGATAGTAATTGTTTCATATGTTGCAGGATTAGGAACTGAATTTGTCTTTGTTCATATAAAAAAGAAAGAAATTGAAGAAGGTTTTTTGGTTTCCGGCATGCTGATTCCTCTTATTATTCCTGTTGACACTCCATTATGGATGGTGGCGATTGCAACAATTTTTGCTGTTATTATAGGCAAAGAAGTTTTCGGCGGAACCGGAATGAATATAGTTAACCCGGCTTTATTAACAAGAGCATTTTTATTTTTTGCATATCCTTCAAAAATGTCGGGAGACAAAGTATGGATATCAAGATTATCAAGCGGTGAAGGTATTGTTGACGGATATTCCGGTGCAACACCTTTAGGACAAGCTATGGAAAGAGGAGCAGATATTGTTGACCCTGTCGGAAATAATCTTTCAACTTTTGATTATTTTATCGGATGGATACCCGGTTCAATAGGTGAAACATCTGCATTAATGATCCTTATCGGAGCAATAATATTATTATTCACAGGCGTTGCAAGTTGGAAGATCATGTTATCGGCTTTTGCAGGAGGTACTGTAATGGGCTTATTATTAAATGTATTTGCTACTGATACTAATCTTGCCATGTCAATTCCGTTTTATGATCATTTACTACTCGGCGGTTTTGCTTTCGGGATGGTATTTATGGCAACTGATCCTGTAACTGCTGCTCAAACTGAAAGAGGGAAATGGATATACGGTTTCTTAACAGGATTTATTGCAATTCTCGTCAGAGTTATTAATCCGGCATATCCGGAAGGTGTGATGATGGCAATACTTCTTATGAATGTTATGGCTCCGCTGATTGACCATTATGTTGTCAGAGGAAATGTAAAAAAACGTTTAAAACGTATTAAGGTTGTAAATAAATAG
- the nqrC gene encoding NADH:ubiquinone reductase (Na(+)-transporting) subunit C has protein sequence MDTNGNLYTFMYAAIMVIIVAAGLAFTAIKLQPLQEKNVRAEKMQNILQSVGVEVTFENAEELFGKYITKQILVNIKGEEVAGDAFATNLKVQSKAKDEDKVLPVYYAKLDDGSEKTIIPLTGKGLWGPLWGYIALEKDFNTIFGAVFDHKAETPGLGADINKDWFEQPFKGKKLFEGDKFISITLYKGGKDAAEIAGDTKHGCDAISGGTVTSKKLEKMLKEEWLFNYEAFLRKNKKQITF, from the coding sequence ATAGATACTAACGGCAATTTATATACTTTTATGTATGCCGCAATAATGGTTATTATTGTTGCTGCCGGACTTGCATTTACGGCAATAAAATTACAACCGCTTCAAGAAAAAAACGTAAGAGCTGAAAAAATGCAAAATATTCTGCAATCAGTAGGTGTTGAGGTAACTTTTGAAAACGCAGAGGAACTTTTCGGTAAATATATCACAAAACAAATTTTGGTAAATATTAAAGGAGAAGAAGTAGCCGGAGATGCATTTGCAACAAATTTGAAAGTGCAAAGTAAAGCAAAAGATGAAGATAAAGTATTACCTGTTTATTACGCCAAATTAGATGACGGCAGTGAAAAAACAATTATTCCGTTAACAGGAAAAGGTTTATGGGGCCCTTTATGGGGTTATATTGCTCTGGAAAAAGATTTCAATACAATATTCGGTGCCGTATTTGACCATAAAGCTGAAACTCCCGGACTTGGAGCAGATATCAATAAAGATTGGTTTGAACAACCGTTTAAAGGAAAAAAACTATTTGAAGGAGATAAGTTTATATCAATAACACTGTATAAAGGAGGAAAAGATGCAGCAGAAATTGCGGGAGATACTAAACACGGATGCGATGCAATTTCCGGCGGAACTGTAACAAGCAAAAAACTGGAAAAAATGCTTAAAGAAGAGTGGTTATTTAATTACGAAGCATTTTTGAGAAAAAATAAAAAACAGATTACTTTTTAA
- a CDS encoding NADH:ubiquinone reductase (Na(+)-transporting) subunit D, translating to MSKNSKLLTNPINLNNPITVQVLGICSALAITVKLEPAIIMSISVLFVMAFANVIISLLRNTIPSRIRIIVQLVVIAALVILVDQILKAYVYDVSKQLSVFVGLIITNCIIMGRLEAFALGNKPWESFLDGVGNAGGYAIILILIAAIRELFGSGTLTLPGIGEIKIIPESFYDFGYQNNGLMILPPMALIVVGIIIWAQRAKTRELIEEN from the coding sequence ATGAGTAAGAATTCAAAATTATTAACGAATCCGATAAATCTTAATAATCCGATTACAGTACAAGTTCTCGGTATTTGTTCGGCACTTGCGATAACGGTCAAATTAGAACCGGCAATCATTATGTCAATATCGGTACTTTTTGTAATGGCATTTGCTAATGTTATAATCTCATTATTAAGAAATACAATTCCGTCAAGGATTAGGATTATAGTTCAATTGGTAGTAATTGCAGCACTTGTGATTCTCGTTGACCAAATATTGAAAGCTTATGTTTATGATGTAAGCAAACAACTGTCGGTATTCGTTGGATTAATAATTACAAACTGTATAATAATGGGTCGTTTGGAAGCATTTGCTCTCGGAAATAAACCTTGGGAATCATTTTTAGACGGTGTGGGAAATGCCGGCGGATATGCTATTATTTTGATTCTCATTGCTGCAATCAGAGAACTTTTCGGTTCAGGAACATTAACCCTTCCCGGAATCGGCGAAATAAAAATTATTCCTGAAAGTTTTTATGATTTCGGTTATCAAAATAACGGATTAATGATACTTCCGCCAATGGCTCTTATTGTTGTAGGTATAATAATTTGGGCTCAAAGAGCTAAAACGCGGGAATTAATTGAAGAAAATTAG
- the nqrE gene encoding NADH:ubiquinone reductase (Na(+)-transporting) subunit E codes for MQDLLNLFVRSIFVENMVFAFFLGMCSYLAVSKTVTTAMGLGIAVIFVLVITVPVDWALNEFILKKGALDWLIGEKAADVDLSFLSFIMFIAVIASMVQLVEMIVEKFAPALYTSLGIFLPLIAVNCAILGGSLFMQERELASIGEATVYGLGSGIGWLIAIIGIAAIREKIRYSNVPAPLRGLGITFIATGLMGIAFMTFMGIEL; via the coding sequence ATGCAAGACTTATTAAATCTTTTTGTAAGGTCAATCTTTGTTGAAAACATGGTTTTTGCTTTCTTCTTGGGTATGTGCTCATATCTGGCAGTGTCGAAAACTGTTACTACTGCAATGGGGCTGGGAATAGCAGTTATCTTTGTCTTGGTAATTACTGTTCCGGTTGACTGGGCATTAAATGAATTCATATTGAAAAAGGGAGCATTAGATTGGTTAATTGGAGAAAAAGCAGCCGATGTTGATTTGAGCTTTTTAAGTTTCATCATGTTCATTGCTGTAATTGCTTCAATGGTTCAATTAGTTGAAATGATTGTTGAAAAATTTGCCCCTGCATTGTACACTTCTCTTGGTATTTTCTTGCCTCTTATTGCTGTTAACTGCGCAATTCTCGGAGGTTCGTTATTTATGCAAGAACGAGAATTAGCAAGCATAGGTGAAGCAACCGTTTACGGACTCGGTTCAGGTATAGGTTGGTTAATTGCAATTATAGGTATTGCTGCAATCAGAGAAAAAATAAGATATTCAAATGTTCCGGCACCTTTAAGAGGACTTGGAATAACATTTATTGCAACCGGATTAATGGGCATTGCATTTATGACCTTTATGGGAATTGAATTGTAA
- the nqrF gene encoding NADH:ubiquinone reductase (Na(+)-transporting) subunit F, translating to MSTVLAVSIGAFLIVILLLVSILLYAKAKLLPGGNVKLNINDDEEHQYEVPAGSTLLNTLQNQKILLPSACGGGGTCGMCECKIHEGGGEILPTEKPFFTRKEIKENKRLACQVKVKEDMKIEIPQEIMGIKKWECEVISNHNVATFIKEFVVKLPEGETLDFKSGGYIQIDVPKTVVDFKDFDIEEEYHEDWDNFNMWDLQMKNPEETYRAYSMANHPAEGNIVMLNIRIATPPWERAKNAFMKVNPGICSSFIFSLKPGDKVLVSGPYGEFFIKDTQNEMMFIGGGAGMAPMRSHIFDQFQNQKTNRKATFWYGARSLREVFYQEHFDKIAGENDNFDWQLALSEPVESDNWTGATGFIHQVIYDMYLKNHEEPEEIEYYLCGPPMMNDAVQKMLYDLGVPDENVMFDDFGG from the coding sequence ATGTCAACAGTTTTAGCGGTAAGTATAGGTGCATTTTTAATTGTTATACTGTTACTGGTTTCTATTCTTTTGTATGCAAAAGCAAAATTATTACCGGGCGGAAATGTTAAATTAAATATTAACGATGATGAAGAACATCAATATGAAGTGCCTGCCGGAAGTACTTTGTTGAATACTCTGCAAAATCAAAAAATATTACTTCCCTCTGCGTGCGGAGGAGGCGGAACTTGTGGTATGTGCGAATGTAAAATTCATGAAGGAGGCGGAGAAATTCTTCCCACCGAAAAACCTTTTTTCACTCGAAAAGAGATTAAAGAAAATAAACGTTTAGCATGCCAGGTCAAAGTTAAAGAAGATATGAAAATTGAGATACCTCAAGAAATTATGGGTATCAAAAAATGGGAATGTGAAGTTATTTCAAATCATAATGTAGCTACTTTTATTAAAGAATTCGTTGTTAAATTGCCTGAAGGTGAAACATTGGATTTCAAATCGGGAGGTTACATACAAATTGATGTTCCTAAAACGGTAGTGGATTTCAAAGATTTTGATATTGAAGAAGAATATCATGAAGATTGGGATAATTTTAATATGTGGGATCTTCAAATGAAAAACCCTGAAGAAACATACAGAGCATATTCTATGGCAAATCATCCGGCAGAAGGCAACATTGTTATGTTGAATATTCGTATTGCAACGCCGCCTTGGGAAAGAGCTAAAAATGCTTTTATGAAAGTTAACCCCGGAATTTGTTCTTCATTTATTTTTTCACTAAAACCCGGTGATAAAGTATTAGTATCAGGACCATACGGAGAGTTTTTTATAAAAGACACACAAAATGAAATGATGTTTATTGGCGGCGGTGCAGGAATGGCTCCTATGCGTTCGCATATCTTTGATCAATTCCAAAACCAAAAAACAAATCGTAAAGCTACATTTTGGTATGGTGCACGTTCGTTAAGAGAAGTTTTTTATCAAGAACATTTTGATAAAATTGCCGGTGAAAATGATAATTTTGATTGGCAATTAGCCCTTTCTGAACCGGTAGAATCAGACAATTGGACAGGTGCAACAGGATTTATTCATCAAGTGATTTATGATATGTACTTAAAAAATCATGAAGAACCCGAAGAAATTGAATATTATCTTTGCGGACCGCCGATGATGAATGATGCTGTTCAAAAAATGTTATATGATCTCGGTGTTCCTGACGAAAATGTAATGTTTGACGATTTCGGAGGTTAA
- a CDS encoding PQQ-binding-like beta-propeller repeat protein, giving the protein MKYSVIIIFMIVSLNSSFSQVKEVIISTYLGNEQRNYYGNEAPEKLDQIWKLYLGEGISPAYGNPLKTWKGAGWTGQPLYIREETGDYLILGAFDYNLKKIKAETGEIVWEYRFDDIIKGTGTFWENKNDTNPETKYLIIQGSRRGYWNDINDKFIPSLRAISYLTGKELWRLNSKRTKSYSRDVDGSALIINDTAYLALENGLFTVFDPDPARIELRNDRLQPKVHKEIKYYTDYDVKFHKNDVVSESSSSIIKGIIYTASGSGHVYGYDIKSGKNVWDFYIGTDMDGSPAVTYDNCIMVSVEKQYMPGQGGVLKLDPLKSPENAVVWYFPTENKKWYHWEGGIIGSVAVNDAYVGKKDVHIAAFIDVAGHLYIVQHDEIDSTKTATGPDAKTKYPTPKLLFDEKIEGTISTPIIINDKIIAATDKGIFLYQIDLENNKIRLLDKVPDMEIDATPIAVDGKIYIACRDGYLYCFGENIK; this is encoded by the coding sequence ATGAAGTATTCAGTTATCATAATTTTTATGATTGTAAGCTTAAACAGTTCTTTTTCCCAAGTAAAAGAAGTTATAATCAGCACTTATCTCGGTAACGAACAAAGAAATTACTACGGTAATGAAGCTCCCGAAAAATTAGACCAAATTTGGAAACTTTATCTTGGCGAAGGAATAAGTCCGGCATACGGAAACCCCTTAAAAACATGGAAAGGGGCAGGTTGGACGGGCCAACCCTTATATATCAGAGAAGAAACAGGTGATTATTTAATTCTTGGTGCTTTTGATTATAATTTAAAAAAAATTAAAGCAGAAACCGGAGAAATTGTTTGGGAATATCGTTTTGATGATATCATAAAAGGAACAGGAACTTTTTGGGAAAATAAAAATGATACAAATCCTGAAACAAAATATTTGATTATACAAGGAAGTCGAAGAGGATATTGGAATGACATTAATGATAAATTTATACCGAGTTTAAGAGCAATATCATATTTAACGGGGAAAGAACTGTGGCGATTAAATTCCAAAAGGACAAAAAGTTACAGCCGCGATGTTGACGGTTCAGCACTAATTATAAATGATACGGCATATCTTGCATTGGAAAACGGTTTATTTACTGTTTTTGACCCTGATCCTGCCCGTATAGAATTGCGAAACGACAGGCTGCAACCTAAAGTTCATAAAGAGATAAAATATTATACTGATTATGATGTAAAATTCCATAAAAACGATGTTGTCAGTGAATCCTCGTCTTCAATAATTAAGGGTATTATTTATACTGCATCGGGTTCAGGGCATGTATATGGTTATGACATAAAATCAGGAAAGAATGTGTGGGACTTTTATATAGGAACAGATATGGACGGTTCTCCGGCAGTTACTTATGATAATTGTATTATGGTTTCGGTTGAAAAGCAATACATGCCCGGGCAAGGCGGTGTATTAAAGTTAGACCCTTTAAAATCTCCTGAAAATGCTGTTGTTTGGTATTTCCCTACAGAAAACAAAAAGTGGTATCATTGGGAAGGCGGTATTATAGGCTCTGTTGCCGTTAATGATGCATATGTCGGGAAAAAAGATGTACATATTGCAGCTTTTATTGATGTTGCCGGACATCTGTATATTGTTCAACACGATGAAATTGATTCGACAAAAACTGCAACAGGTCCTGATGCAAAAACAAAATATCCGACTCCTAAACTATTATTCGATGAAAAGATTGAAGGAACCATTTCAACTCCGATTATAATTAATGATAAAATTATTGCTGCTACAGATAAAGGCATTTTTTTATACCAAATTGATCTTGAAAACAATAAAATAAGATTATTGGACAAAGTTCCTGATATGGAAATTGATGCAACACCGATAGCTGTTGACGGAAAGATATATATTGCTTGCAGGGACGGTTATTTGTATTGTTTTGGTGAAAATATTAAATAA
- a CDS encoding CHAT domain-containing protein produces MKSISAGLLFLLIISALFNSCCIKFDKTLKKDIAAQNKFEKYVQSKTIIDCRKPNQSGSEVPGFIFIPDTLDNSNPDSSDKIIPKKGNNHNDTTANSQSNLNKQNLTTKDTNVINDTDRFIKQQQEKTEDNKSKEELILICEESLQDTLLIINNNAIICPKEYTDLLMSLEDSLINGCKNNTVYVFVIEHDPCIKYTLNNPDKKPLKKDGKDIYFSCDSSKFLINPVVTCWAGQQIKTINLRGYNNNRKEIHLPGCFELGSSELNDSINEKLKIELNSVKKNKIKYIEVIGYHCSIGSDSVNKYVANKRANNVKKLINELLNTDTSLIRTKTSNEYLTGNDTDKERQKNRSVIIYIFYNDIYTSPIPEKDKIRNDSLIKRISDLNDSMYCYLTTFDSEKDTNLLVMVDDTGRKASELNNYYGNCLNFDTIIFHEELFITLYCLAQSKSKKYYYDKDRIYVRETETYPIVIIPIVSLFNKKKVNERRKNRGERKREKWQKKRKKNPDKIEKKYWDKKKKLTKRINILKKKQKKLNKKLNLTDNKIRKKILNIRINNKETKKNRKETKIVKIHIKSGQSYKYALQAADKYKEILTLKDSIIASINDNEEEQLKKISEISPVFSHAIDMAYINYLNSIYKKGIDEVQRRYSANILLQFIESSKASILKNELKHKTDSLEGIISKLEKNGNIDGIIEYFINDSVIYSFVIYSGNYNVDIIQNELPEFTVSDYESLDSKDYKKRYYELYDSLINEPLKNFKKNAKILIIPNGELSKLSFESLIKDTIGVKKDSFNFLLNDYIFEYGLSAYLNSNDSVPSTISIPINYLGIAPFKKLKNSIKEVQYAEIIFDKGNFDILSDTNATAKNIIDSINNKDYDIIHFATHGKHDTLKLYNDSYLSSNEIKKKFNNLSNVKLVILSFCNSPDNFIENMTPTARAFMLAGAQNVLFTNTNINDAQSFEIIKVFLDNIKEKDCSFSKALIRAKRINISLYNWPNFFLYRSL; encoded by the coding sequence ATGAAAAGTATTTCTGCCGGTTTATTATTCCTTTTAATTATTTCAGCACTATTCAACTCTTGTTGTATAAAGTTTGATAAAACACTTAAAAAAGATATAGCAGCTCAAAATAAATTCGAGAAATATGTTCAAAGCAAAACTATTATTGACTGTAGAAAACCGAATCAATCTGGTTCTGAAGTTCCGGGCTTTATTTTTATCCCAGACACTTTAGACAATTCAAATCCTGATTCTTCTGATAAGATTATACCAAAAAAAGGAAATAATCATAATGATACTACTGCAAATTCTCAAAGCAACTTAAATAAACAAAATTTGACAACTAAAGATACAAACGTAATTAATGATACTGACAGATTTATTAAACAGCAACAAGAGAAAACTGAAGATAACAAATCTAAAGAAGAATTAATTTTGATTTGCGAAGAAAGTTTACAAGATACTTTATTAATTATTAATAACAATGCCATCATCTGCCCTAAAGAATATACAGACTTATTAATGAGTTTGGAAGATTCTCTTATCAACGGATGTAAGAACAATACAGTTTATGTTTTTGTTATAGAGCATGATCCTTGTATTAAATATACACTAAATAATCCTGATAAAAAGCCATTAAAGAAAGATGGTAAGGACATATATTTTAGTTGTGACAGCAGCAAATTCTTAATAAATCCTGTAGTTACCTGCTGGGCAGGGCAACAGATAAAAACAATAAATTTACGAGGCTACAATAACAACAGAAAGGAGATTCATTTGCCAGGTTGTTTTGAATTAGGTTCTTCGGAATTAAATGACAGTATAAATGAAAAACTAAAAATTGAATTAAATTCTGTCAAAAAAAATAAAATTAAATATATTGAAGTTATAGGCTATCATTGTTCTATAGGAAGCGATTCAGTTAATAAGTATGTCGCAAATAAACGAGCAAACAATGTAAAAAAACTAATAAACGAACTACTAAATACAGATACAAGTTTGATTAGAACAAAAACCTCTAATGAATACTTAACGGGTAATGATACTGATAAAGAAAGACAAAAAAACCGTTCAGTCATTATATATATCTTTTACAATGATATTTATACCTCTCCAATTCCGGAAAAGGATAAAATAAGAAACGATTCTTTGATTAAAAGAATATCTGACCTGAATGACTCAATGTATTGCTATCTAACAACTTTTGATTCCGAAAAAGATACGAATTTGTTAGTAATGGTGGATGATACAGGCAGAAAAGCATCAGAACTTAATAATTATTACGGAAACTGTTTAAATTTTGATACAATTATATTTCATGAAGAATTATTCATTACACTTTATTGTCTGGCTCAGTCAAAATCAAAAAAATATTATTATGATAAAGACAGAATATATGTCAGAGAGACTGAAACCTACCCTATTGTAATTATACCTATTGTTTCTTTGTTTAACAAGAAAAAAGTAAATGAAAGACGAAAAAATCGTGGCGAAAGAAAAAGAGAAAAGTGGCAAAAAAAAAGGAAGAAAAATCCTGATAAAATTGAGAAAAAATATTGGGATAAGAAAAAAAAACTTACAAAAAGGATTAACATACTTAAAAAAAAGCAAAAAAAATTAAATAAAAAACTCAACTTGACAGACAACAAGATTAGAAAAAAAATTCTTAATATTAGAATAAATAACAAAGAAACAAAAAAAAACAGAAAAGAAACTAAGATTGTTAAAATTCATATAAAAAGCGGACAATCCTATAAATACGCCTTGCAGGCAGCTGATAAATATAAGGAGATTCTGACACTTAAAGACTCGATTATTGCCAGTATAAATGATAATGAAGAAGAGCAACTTAAAAAAATTAGTGAAATTAGTCCTGTTTTTTCGCATGCAATTGATATGGCATACATAAATTATCTAAACTCAATATACAAGAAAGGTATTGATGAAGTCCAAAGACGATATTCTGCAAATATTCTTTTGCAGTTTATTGAAAGTTCTAAAGCAAGTATTCTAAAAAATGAGTTGAAACATAAAACTGACTCTTTAGAAGGTATAATATCTAAATTAGAAAAGAATGGAAATATTGACGGTATAATTGAATATTTTATTAATGACAGTGTTATTTATTCATTTGTAATATATTCCGGAAATTATAATGTTGATATTATTCAGAATGAATTACCTGAATTTACTGTAAGTGATTACGAGAGTTTGGATAGTAAGGACTATAAAAAAAGATACTATGAATTATATGATTCTTTAATTAATGAACCACTTAAGAATTTTAAAAAAAATGCAAAAATACTTATTATACCTAACGGCGAACTTTCAAAATTGTCTTTTGAGTCATTAATAAAAGATACTATAGGTGTAAAAAAGGATAGTTTTAACTTTTTATTGAATGATTACATATTTGAATATGGTCTGTCTGCATACTTAAATAGTAATGACTCCGTACCATCAACAATTTCAATACCAATAAATTATTTAGGAATAGCTCCATTCAAAAAGCTTAAAAACTCTATTAAAGAAGTTCAATATGCAGAAATCATATTTGATAAGGGAAATTTTGATATATTATCAGATACAAATGCTACTGCAAAAAACATTATTGATTCTATAAATAATAAGGACTACGATATAATACATTTTGCTACACACGGGAAACATGATACATTAAAATTATACAATGATAGTTATTTGTCTTCAAATGAAATAAAAAAGAAGTTTAACAATTTGTCAAATGTAAAACTTGTTATTTTAAGCTTTTGTAATAGCCCCGACAATTTTATTGAAAACATGACACCAACAGCAAGAGCATTTATGTTAGCCGGAGCTCAAAATGTTTTATTTACAAATACCAATATAAATGATGCACAAAGTTTTGAAATAATTAAAGTATTTTTAGATAATATTAAAGAAAAAGACTGCAGCTTTTCAAAAGCTCTTATAAGAGCTAAACGCATAAACATAAGCCTTTATAATTGGCCTAATTTTTTTCTTTATAGAAGTCTTTAA